From the Flavobacteriales bacterium genome, one window contains:
- a CDS encoding T9SS type A sorting domain-containing protein: AGSLTSKTKFGLTAGDYSWKIRGACGTNGTSWATIFSQPVEYTLGGTRMENSSVANLDVYPNPSRDIFNITFTSEEVQSITIKVINMLAVEVFSQQYSNVSSQFLEQIDLTNYSKGIYSLEIHTNSGILYKKIALQ, encoded by the coding sequence TAGCAGGTTCATTGACTTCAAAAACTAAGTTTGGTTTGACGGCAGGAGATTACTCTTGGAAAATACGTGGTGCTTGTGGTACCAACGGAACTTCTTGGGCAACAATCTTCTCTCAGCCTGTTGAATACACATTGGGTGGTACAAGAATGGAGAACAGTTCTGTGGCTAACTTGGATGTATATCCTAACCCGTCAAGAGACATCTTTAACATTACCTTTACTTCTGAAGAAGTCCAAAGCATAACTATTAAAGTTATCAATATGTTGGCGGTCGAAGTGTTTAGTCAACAGTACTCAAATGTTTCCTCTCAATTTTTAGAGCAAATCGACTTAACCAACTATTCTAAAGGAATTTATTCTTTAGAGATTCATACTAATTCTGGAATTCTTTACAAAAAGATTGCACTACAATAA